In Paraflavitalea devenefica, the following are encoded in one genomic region:
- a CDS encoding putative signal transducing protein produces the protein MFIVLRTYDNYIPANMMLQRLEEEHIRAYLQDEHTVTIDPILANAIGGIKLMVHQEQLARALELVNGFENVYKQAVACPKCGSHNVHFVTQSSNPMNWLSAIFSWLFGNYAMSVKNIYHCFDCEFEFEEIPESRKENPQPIAGNQE, from the coding sequence TTGTTTATTGTACTCCGTACATACGACAATTATATTCCTGCCAATATGATGCTGCAGCGCCTGGAAGAAGAGCATATCCGCGCCTACCTGCAGGATGAGCATACCGTAACGATTGATCCCATCCTTGCCAATGCTATCGGCGGAATTAAGCTGATGGTGCACCAGGAGCAGTTGGCCAGGGCACTGGAACTGGTCAACGGATTTGAAAATGTATACAAGCAAGCCGTTGCCTGTCCAAAGTGCGGCTCCCATAATGTGCATTTTGTAACCCAGAGCAGCAATCCCATGAACTGGCTCTCCGCCATTTTTTCCTGGTTATTTGGCAACTATGCGATGTCGGTGAAGAATATCTACCACTGTTTTGACTGCGAGTTTGAATTTGAGGAAATCCCGGAGAGCAGAAAGGAAAACCCACAACCTATTGCCGGCAACCAGGAGTAA